DNA from Coffea arabica cultivar ET-39 chromosome 10c, Coffea Arabica ET-39 HiFi, whole genome shotgun sequence:
GTCAATAGCCTGTCAACCATGAACAGACACAACACTCTTAAGACATTTCCCCGTGAGTACAAAGTTCTAAAATTCACAAGGCGACCTTTTAGACTGCCTAAAGGATAAGCAGCTTGACAACATGAAAGTCTCGCTACAAGCATGCTCTAACTTACAAGAAATTGCAGACATATAATCCAACAATAGACAAATTTGGAAGGAGGAGAAGTATAGTGAGACCAACCTACCTCAATGGATTCCAATTCAACTTGGCGTACATTGCTCTCGACACCCTTTGTGTACTCTCGAAGCTTTGTTCCCTTAGACAAGATGTTTGCCACGACCTTTTAAAGAGCACAGCAGAAAAAATAAGGCAAGAGGCAAAAATGTTGTATGCAAGAAAAACAACATACAGACAACAAGGAAAAGCAGACAACTTTTCATTACTTGAAAATGGGAAAtgaagaaagtgaaaaaaaaaaaaagaaaagaaaagaaaaggacatACTTGATCATGCTTGCATTCTTGAAGCTCTTGCTCTAGCCCTTCAAGTGATATATCCTCACTATCAAAAAAAACAACACCATTATATATCCCAAAAAAGAATCAGCAGAATAGGTGCGGGAGGAGAAGAATAGAAATCCACAGTGGAACACTAATCCTACTAACTTGAGATCTTAAATATATCAAATCTCAAAGAAATTGGATAGTGAATCGATGAGGATGAAGAAGAAGCCCAAGCCTCCCAAGCAAGAAATCTAACcccctttttatttattttagattaaaaaaaaaagataattgatAATCCAAGACATCACACTGATGAAGAAACAGAGCAATTAGATCCCAAACCCAATCATTCGAAGGAAATTTGAATCAAATTCATTTTCATCAAACTAATAGTAGGAGATAAAAGCTTTTTTTCAACTCGCAAAACAACAATAACCATGATATATCAACTAAATATTCACCCTGATCAACacaaaaaaataagtttttttttctttttacggTTCGATAAATCTAACTACCCACAAACAAATGCAAAAAAGGAGAAGTAAATCGAATATGTTTCTGGACGgaatggaggaagaaatttccaAACCTGGCATCATCATCGTCGCCACCTCCGCCAGTCAAGTCCCCCACATAGGATTCCAAATCCGAAACAACTGGATGAATCATCTTCTGGCCCCCATTTTCAtgctcatcatcatcattattgtTTCCCTTCGCCAATTGTAATTTGTTAGAATCAACCTCGGCGGCCACGGCGGCTGCAGAAGCAGAAGAAGCCATCCCCAACTCAAAGATAAATATCAGATCGCTACAACTGATTGATGCAACGGAGGAGTAGTAGGCTACTAGTAGTACACATTACACAAGTAACAACACGACAACAAAGCTGTGTTTGGAATGAATTTAATACGCCAGATCCACGACACCGATTAATAGGAGTTTTCTCCAGGGAGGGAGGAAGTTGTCAGTTACCATTTACCGAGCAAGGTACAAGTTTTTCAGGGTCATGTACACCATTTCACTGCCACCGAGTTCCGGAATATTACTGAAATTAAAAATAGCCTCCAAGCTGCTTTTTGCGGTCTGTCTAATAAGGTTCCAAGTTATCGTTGCTGGCGCTTTTGGGCGAGCTCTGCTCAGTCCGGGTGATTCCAGATACCCttttaaatttaataaaaaaaaaaaacctccagCAGTACAGAATAGCATGTACCTGACGGACTTCTATTTTGCACCCTTTAACTAGTAATTGATTCTTGAGCGGCAtcttaggttgtgtttggattatattttttatgaaaaaattactgtaataatttgatgtatatgagttaaaaaaataataaaaaaatatgattatGAAAACGACATAATTTTTCGACGAAAAACAGCAATCCAAACGTTAAACTTCCAAGTTTGAGCACATTGCATCCACTCTAAAACTCTCATATGTGTCCCATTTACGACCAAACGTTACCAAAAATGGTTTAAACTCATGTAATGTAATCCGTCCCATTTGAGTCTAATCTTGACATAGAAGAAAGAAGTGTGCACACAACTAAATGaattaagaaaataaagaaaattatttttttatgctTTTATCAAATTACCGGATAATGCAAATTAAAAGGAAGCCaatgagccaaaaaaaaaaaaaaggaaaatatggTTTCAACTGGAATTTATTGAGGATGgacaaatccaagtttaatcttACAAGAAAATTCTTAAAATATGCTAAAGACTAAGGCCTCGTCTAGGATCAAAAAGACACGGaaactttttttcaaaaaatcgaCGCTTGTTGAAGGTGAAACTTGTAAATAGAACAATCCCTTCTGTCGTGTATCCTCGATTAATGCAACCTCAGATGGTTGCagtacttttaattttttttttttttttaaaaaggaagCACTTTTAAgtgttaaaagtatttttaagatatttgaTGAATATCGTTCCATAAAATTAAAAGTGAAGCTTTTAGTGTTGAAAGCACTTtttgacaataaaaaaaaaactcaaatttaGTGCTTTTACAGTAAAttttgtaatttaaaaaataaaacattaaatCTAATCCTTTTATCCTATTTTATAAAGTATACATTACATATTATTCGATATAATAAGTACTTATTGAGCTGTGGCTCGATACGCCACTAATAGGTAAAAAGGATGGTGAAATAGCTAAAATTACAGTTGAAGAACAGAAACTTCCGGTTGGAAAATTATAGTAATATGCTTTAACAAAGTCAAGGAATGAAAGAGTAATATTGCGATTTCCAAGCAACAGAATATGGAGATCTCCATACTTCCTTTAGCTTTGCTTACAATACCGACGCTTGGACTCGAATAGCTAGCTAGGATAGATTTGTAAAACTCGTGAGAATTGAATAAAAGACAAGTTAAAAGAGTAAGACTTGTTCAACGACAAAATTAAAGAGTTAAAACTCTGGGCTGGCTGAATTCGGGTTCTAGTTTGAAATGATCGATGATCGAACGGTAGCCTCCAACTTGAGATTGACTGCCGGCGGCCATGGATGGATGCAAGGAAGGAATTAATGATGGGAATGAGAGTAGCAGCGGGCAATTTAGAAATCGGCATTAACAATATTACTCCAAACAGCCCCGTCTCCTTCGCCGCAAGCGCTGTGCACAGCTTTCATCCTCTGCACTGAGTTGCATATCCCGCTGCATGACCAATCAAATGACGCAATGCACGTCTTCCCTCCTTCCCTTTTCCATTCGCAGtctgccccaaaaaaaaaaattaaaagtccTACCAATAATATAAATATGGTACTTAtagcacatatatatatattgtacaTTCATTAATTATTGTTACGTACCAGGAGGGGTTCCACAACACATGGAGCGATCGTCCACGTGTTGCACTTCCAGGCCAATGAACCACGACCCCAGCGACACGTCCTCATTAGCATACCGATGCAACATCCCCCTGCACCATACCATGCATGCATGTGCATATATAATAGGAGGAGGAGTACCGATCGAGCACACGTATATATATTTGTGGAGAAATTATTGCAGATGCCATCATGCATCAGCATCTTAGTTAGCTTTGTGatcatatatatgtatgtatgtataggCAAGCATGTGCATATTTGATAATTAAACCAAACAGTATCTTACGAGTTGATGGAGATATAGGTGGCAAGGTCCTTAGAGATGGCATATATTTGACCGGTGGCATGCCTAAAGTACTTGTTGCCTTCTTCCCCAAATTTCCAGAACTCTGGCTCGTAATACTTGACTCCCCTGCCATGCCATGATTAATTTCAAGGGAAAACCAGCAACCCATTAAAAGTAAGTACTGTTAAGCAAGACTAGCTAGTACTGACTCaacaagaatatatatatatatatatatacacacacacatatatggtGCTGCATATATATAGATGTGTATGTATAGACATGTAATATTTGAAGTATATATTacacaggaaaaaaaaacactacTAGGTAGAAACAAATGTTACTTGTGAATTCTACTCACTTCTGAGAAAGAACAGGTCCAGACTTCATGCACCCAATATAGGTCCTGGGTTGTGATTTGTAGCGGGCAAGAGTGTTTACAAGCATACctacaacatatatatatatacatgaccAGTGCAAATTAGGCTAATTATATGCTGTGATTATTAATATGCAGCTGTATGTATAATTGGTACGTAACTAAGAAGCAGCAGAGAGGAGCAGTACGTACCCAAATTGACATGGACATCATCGTCCACCTTGACATAGAAGTGGGCATCCCAAATTGAGACTGCAGTGGAGAAGTAGAGTCGAGTTTTGGAGGAGAGTTGGTGGTATCCTTCAACGTGATCCAGTCTGAGGAAGTCCCCGTACTCCGCATTCTCAGCATCAATGGCTCGATCCAGAACTCCTCCCGGTGTTGCACTGTGCCCTATCACAAATCGGATCACTATTCCTTTCTCCTTCTCCAACTTCTTCAACATATTTCCTATACATGATCATTATATAGAGTGGATTAGTAGCACATAATCATGATCATCATTCTTTATAAAAATCAGAGGGAGGTATAGGtaatgcacttttttttttttttttttgggtaggtaACATTTTATTAATACCCAAGAAAGATACAAAATATAGGTACCGCACCTGGCGTCTCTTATAAATAAAGATCGTTAGTATTAATTAACCTACCTTTGAGCAGCCAAGTGTCTCTGAGGGATTCACGCCGTCTCTTGCTGCTGAAAGCTGTATTAATTCCAATAACAACAAAGGCCTTCTTCTGCAGCAGGCTACTAGTACTGGAGGTGGAATTTGAGGAGTTTTTGCGTAGATCATGATCAAGTGAGGAGTAGTACTGCTGTTGCTGGGTTTTCCGACTAATCCTAGTCCGAGCTGCTGACAATTCCATCTCCAATGTTGATATCGTTTTGTCTAATGACCTGTTTAATTAATTAGAGATCATTAACaaacgaaaaataaaatcattACGCATGCAAGCAAGCAGCAATATTTTTTGTTATATAAGTATAATTAAAGGGAAACATGCATTGTTGATCGTGATCCTAGCAATTAAGCTGAGGGGACTGCAGGCTTATAACTCAAACAGCAGAAGAGTGATTAAATAGTCAACAAGGAAAATCAGGCATCTTGTACTATATGCTGTCTTACTGGATCGCTTGATGTGTCTTTCTCACTTCTTCCATAACGTCTCCAGAGCCCATTTCCGTCAATTTCTTCTGGAGCACATGGACAGATACATATTTATATAGGCAATCATTAACTAGTTTTAATTCATTTTACGTATGAAGGaagagtttcaagaaaatcatagCTCAAGTACTTAAATTGGTACGAAGTTTAATTACCCGTCTCTGATGATCACACCCATTTGTAACCAGCTGCTGCTGGGTGCTGAGCTTTTCCACATGATGATGAGTGGTGGGGATGCTGGAAATGGCACGACGTCCTATACTTTGAGTTTTCGGGGCAGGGCGACTAGTAGCAGTGATCAGGGCGGTGGTAGTGGACGACTTTGTGCCCCGGCTGCTAAAAACAAGTGATCCTGCCAGGAAGCTGGCAACACATAGCAAAAGGATGGCTTTCCCAGAAAGCACTGATGATTTCCCAGCCCGCATTCTCTtaatttattactttttttgaagagaggaaggagaagggggggggggggaggtcAAGTTGCCAGGCTCGTGGCCCTGAGTTCAACAACAAATGCCACCGCAATCCAACAACGTTCGGCCTCTTTTCTGTCAGCACTCAGCAGCAGCTTTACCTCATGTGTTGTGGTGGGCTGTGGCTGCCGAGCGCTTTGTTGCCGAAGTCCTTGAACATGCATGGACCAAAACGCAGATGTCTGGATGGACGAAGATGCAGTGGATGGACTTGGGAAAGTggaaaaaattgataataatgattatcaatatatatatataagaaatgGTCGGAGCTTGAATTGTTGTATGGAAGAGATATGTAGCTAGAGACGTAGGCAGCTAGCTAGTGTACCCATTTGGCTTGGAAGCTAATCGATATATATTGAGGGTTAATTGGTGTATGTGCTGTTCCATCATGCATGGGAAGCAGCCAGTAGCTGGAGAGGGAGCGGGGGGAGAAGGGACTAATTATGGGAGGGCAGTTTAATCATGTGATTTTCATGTTTCAACAAACCCACTCATATCCTAGCTTCTGCCAATACTTCTCCCCGGATTGCCCGTCTAATATGGAGAACACAACTCAAGTGTCCCACCACATATATGTGTCCCATCAGATGCGAatgctagttttttttttcttttttttttttttgtgttaataTATGTGAATGCAAGTTAACATAATGATATTCCTAGGTCGAAGTTTGAATACGGATCCTCTCATGATTTTCTGTTATATGTTGGATCATGCCCTTTGCGTACTGTTGTAGTATTACTAGTTAATGTGGACCTCAGCGCAGCGCGCGAGGTTGCCTGGGTTTGGTGGTATAAAGCTTCATCCCTCAATCCTCGAAGCCCAACTCCAGCCCATAATACCTCTGTTGATGAGACTAGAGAAGGTTCAAATAAGCGAGAACCATACAAACTAAGGTCAAAGGTATAGTCTCATTTTGCTTTAGAATAGATGACTGGTATCAAGCAAGGGCAATtactataaaaaaataataataataataattgctGCTAATCCTAAGTGTCATGGTACAACTCCCTTGCTTAATCATTTATCTGAGTACAATCACAATCCCAACAACAAACCTAGTGGTCAAGCTACTTTGTATATAGGGTTGATTGATGATGGGGGAGAGACCAAAGGGAGTctaattatttggaaatttgatCAGTCTAGCTATTAGCTAGGAAAAAGTATTGCATACGCGTTGATTAgtgaaaagaaaggatttcAACATGTTATGCGTCGTACTACCTATCCTTCATTTGGGATTCCCTCTAGGTGGACTATTTCTAGAGATTGTTATCAACTCTATTTAGTTTAGATAAGAAGCCAAAGTTAAAAAGTTTTCTTAAAAGTATATCTAGCAACTGATTCTTAGACCTGTATACAGAGAAATAATTATATGTGTTTGATTGCACATATTATTAATAATGACTAGAAATTggacaagaaaataataaaCTTTTGTCCAATTACTAGTCATAAATTAAGAAACTGAAGTTGGAAAGGCTGTTGAAAAATGCTTGCTTGAATGAGGGATTGATGGTGTTTTTAGTGTTCCTATAGACAACGCTAGCTCTAATGATCTCTTGTTGTTCAATATAGTTACAGTATAGGTTAAAAAATTCAATGAATgtgctaaaattgaaaaaattaaagtgTAAGAAACTGTTAAACCTAGATGTTGCTACTAGGTGGAACTCAACATATATCTCATGTTAGACACTGCCCAAAGATTTGAGAGAACCTTGAATGGTTTGAGGAGCAGGATCCCTATATGGTTCAGGAGCTACAATTATTACCAACAAAGTCAAATTGAAACAAGGCTAGATTCCTAATTTCTATTATCTAACAATCAAATTTCCCACTATAGAAATGAACACTAAGGTAAATAATAAATAACTCAGAAAGAATATATAACATGTTGCCAAGAATGTCAGTTGGACCAGATTTTGAAGATTCAAATAGATATGATGCCTTTCATCATATCAAAGTTGATGATGttgataaatttgatattttggcATGATGATGGAAGGCTAATAGTATCAGATTTCCAATCCTTTTAAAAAATAGTTTATGATGTATTGGCTGTTCCTGTCTCTACTATTGCTTCTGAATTTGCATTTAATATCGAAGGACATGTTCTTGATAGTTTCAGAAGTTCTTCAACTCTAAGGACTGTTCAACCTCTTATATGCTCTCAAGGAGATCCTCAATCTTAGAACTGAATGTTGAGAAATCTTTAGAGGAGCTTGAAGAATTTGAATCTGGTATAATGTCATTTTAATTTGTATCTCTTATTCTTCCCGTTTTACATGATTAAATCTACTACctattaatttatttgttaattgttgTTTGTACAGTTTACTGGATAGTCTGGATTTATTAGTGCTTAGTGTTGtgaattgtaaatttgtaaGAGTAAGAGTATCCTGGAGTCTGATTTTTAAGACTAAAAGTTGGTTTGTTTGGTCCGTATTCTACAGTACTACTTGGTGCGGCTTTCATTGGGTTAAGTTAAATCTGAAAATTGAaggtttttcctctttttttttttgttgttttcggAATTTCTTATTCAATTTCAAATCAATATGAATTCGATTCGAAAACTGATGATTTCGAAAGCAAAATAGGTCGAAATATGTAAggacaaatttttcaaattaacaAACTACTGAATTACCGATTTCATGTCCGATTCTCACTCTTGGTAGCTGCTCTTGCCTATCTCCTTATGTCGGACaaggggcagggacggtcaccTGAACAGTTAATGATTatgatttggccaaaaaatttTGTGCGGTCCAAATCACAAGTTGTGCATCAATTTTCACATCATGTGTGGGACCTGCAAAATTTTGTACTAAAATTACACGTTGTGCAAACAAAATTACGCCACGTGCAACCAAAGTTACGTGCCGTTAAAAATGGCCAAACCCGCTGGAGACCCAAGCAACGGCTAGAAATTAGTAGCGGAAGATGAGAGGAGCCATTGAAACTGCGAGTAACAATAGTTGCATATTTATTGCTTACATTTTTAATGAGAAGGTCGAAGATTACATAAAAACCAAGAAGACTTTGCCATCCAAAATTCTAAAATACAACTCAGACAGAGACATAGAAGTGATTTTAGAAGGCATTGGACTTTAATCACCCACAGTTCAGAAGTCTCAAACACGCTGAAAGCAAAACATAGAGGCACCAACGTAATTTTAGCAAACCACATGCATGGAGCACTAGTACCAAACGAAAGGAATACGAAATGATTATAATGGCCCTAGAGAGGTAGACGAAATCAAAAGAATTACAGGTAAAACCCCAACTCCTTTTATATAGTGTAAAGATATTGAACAATTTTTCAATTCAATTGTTTGTGACTGAATTTGGCAAACAAGCCAGCTAcaaaaatatcatacaaaacgTTAACATTTTGCACGATAATGCTTCAATCGTTGTCTTAACatatgcattttttattttttttttgctggtaATACATACACTCTACTACACACAACTCACCAATAATGCCAGAGGCCCCTACATCATAGAACGCTTGAGATAAGATGCTACACCTCCAGCTCCTTAATTTGGGGTCATTAAGGTTAGTATTCTGAAGTGTCCACGTTAATTTGTAGTGGATCATATGTCCTTTAAGCTCTCCGATAGACAAATAAAGGGATAGTTGTATGTATGGTAGTGTTGAGCACGAAAAGGGTAGAGTTATATGCATGAAAAGGGTGTACATGGAAATGAGCTGAAAGATGTCGTGACCATGAATACAAACGTAAACAAGATGCAAGGAAGAAGAGAGAATGCGTAGAATGGAATCAAGCAAATTAATCTGCGCCCCGCACATGTGCAAAGCCCAAGCCATGGCGACTGCGTCTCCATTGATCGAACTGGCCGGAGACTTCACAAACCCTCTCTACTCTACACCAGTATTATATATGTGCTTTTTGGTATTAAATTATAAACTGAATATAAATCCTCCGGAACTACTAGtagtgtatatattatatacatTAGTGTTGGATTTCAAATAATATCGGCCGTCCAAAATCCAAATGGAGGTTGAGAGAATCTCGAGGAGTACTTGTAGCTGTTCAAAGGAAGGATAGCATTGCTTCGGGAGCAATCAAATATCCCCTAATCGGACAATCATATTCTGGATCCCGTACGTATTTTCAATCTCGGGATCGCCTaacaactattttttttttcccaagaaAATGCTTTTGAATCATAACCAAGCCGAAAACAATGATGAATACCAGACGCGAGGTTAAGGCAAGTGCATTCTACTAACTTGATGGATGAAGTGAAGAGAGCGTGTGGCAATGGAAAAGGGATCGTATGCGCGTCCAATGAAGTAGTAGCTAgcatgaggaggaggaggaggagagatgCATGGATGAGGAAATGCATGAGTTGTCGCTGGGGCACATTGCATGGCGTTTCCCTTTAGTCGCCGTCTCGGTCATTCCTATGACTTGGCTTGTACGTTAGCTTTTAGCAATCCCGGCGGCGGCGTCACCGGCCGTCAACTTTCTCACAATATCACACACACACGCCCCTCGTAGCTAGCTAGGTAATTGAGACTTAATTTGAGAGGGTTGACAAATTGAAAAAACCACAGCAGGCAATTGCACATATATAAATGTATGTGGAGCGTTAATTTTGACAGCACGCATACGCATACGCATGCGCATGTAcatgtagagagagagagagaggctcgCTGGCTTCATAGATTTTGAGGCCTTCATTGCCACCTTCAATCTGCATGCTGCTCTAGCTTCTTAATTtggtgtgtatatatatatactcatgGCTTCATCAAATGGCGGCGTACCACCTGGGTTCCGGTTTCACCCCACGGATGAAGAGCTTCTGCACTACTACCTCAGGAAGAAGCTCTCCTTCCAGAAGTTCGACATGGAAGTCGTTAGAGAGGTGGATTTGAATAAGATTGAGCCCTGGGAGTTGCAAGGTACTAATTTGTACCTACCTACCTATTTCATTTTACTGTACTTCCCACCAAACTGGACCATACTCCCTCTATTTCATGCATTTGCCAATAACCCATTTCATTCCCCTCTTTTCTCCGTTAATCTACCAGACCAAACGAAAGAGAAACGGATAAAATAAGTAACCTTTTTATAAGCATCTCCTGAATTTAGCCTTGCGTGACATGCTACTAAAATTcttcgtctttttttttttcaattacaaAATATCAGGTCATTTCAAAGTACAAATGATTTCGTATCCAACTAGACAAGTGCTAAGATCACCAACATATCGATCTAAGCCAGTAAACTAACATAGATAAAAACTGTACTCCATACAGTACCCCAACAGATTCCACATACTAGcagtatatatataaatatgcaCTCGTAGTAGTATTTGAAATCCAGAAATGGATATTATTCACCCTTATTTTTGTTCCCCTCCATTCACAGAAAGATGCAAGATTGGGTCCACCCCCCAAAATGAGTGGTACTTTTTCAGCCACAAGGACCGGAAGTACCCGACAGGTTCAAGGACAAATAGAGCCACCAATGCCGGTTTCTGGAAGGCCACAGGGAGGGACAAATGCATAAGGAACAGCTTCCAGAAGATTGGAATgagaaaaaccctagttttctacCGAGGCAGAGCCCCTCATGGCCAAAAGACCGACTGGATCATGCATGAGTACCGACTGGAAGACGGTGATGATCCCGAAGCCAATCCCAATGTAAGTCTCCCAACGCAAGATGTAgctagtgtgtgtgtgtgtgtgcatatatatatatatatgcaaaatTATCAATTATTCACTTTCTCTTGGTCAATAGATTGTAGCAAAATTAGTTATCAGGCTAgactaatattatatatatatatatatgcaaaatTATCAATTATTCACTTTCTCTTGGTCAATAGATTGTAGCAAAATTAGTTATCAGGCTAGCTAATTAATTAGTCAACAACACAGCACATACTCAGAGGTAAGTAACGACGAATCCCATGAATGGATTTTGAAGTCACACACTTAATTTAATCAAAGGCCCCCTAGCTAGGTACCTGCTGTCACATTGACCTCCCTCACACATATTCGTCCCGTGGAGGCCTGGTTTCTTGAATGGATCGATGCATTAAATCATGTCCAAGTAACAATTCCAGCATGAATGCATGTGGTCTTAGTTAGTTATATACGGAAGCATGTAAACACTTGTTATCTGTACTGTATGTACTGCAGGAGGACGGATGGGTTGTTTGTCGGGTTTTCAAGAAGAAGaatttattcaaagttggaaatGGAGGAGGGACTGGTGGCGGCAGTGGCGCGGCTGCCTCAGACCATCTCAATGCTACTGCTTCCGCCAATATTAATCAACCTCGTGGCTTCATGCATAGGGAGAATCAGTACTTGTTTCACCAGCAACACCACCCCCACGTCCTAGCTGGCTATTCTCACATGATCCCACTGCCCTCCATGCCTCATCAGCAGCAATACTCGGCCCAACAGATTCAAGCACAGAACTTCATACCCACGCATAAGCCCCAGTTGGACGCCGTGGGATATGATCTCTCAGCTTTCTCTTCGGCCGCTTCAGAGTCAATAGTAGTACCCATGATGCAGGTCAGGCAACTCATGGCAAATGCTAGGGACTGTGACAGCGGAGAAAGCGACCAGAATGACACCAGTCTTCGCACTTACCAGCAAGCATGTGAATCCGGTTTGGAGGTGGGAACCAATTCTTGTGAACCTTCTCAGCATCAAAGTATGATTACTACCGGAGACGATCAGAATCTGAACGAATGGGGAATGCTTGATCCTCGACTTGGGAATGCACATGACTCCTCCAAAGGTGCAAGGTTTGAGGTTGGGGAACCTAATAATCCATCTAATTCCATGAATCACGTCAGTCAACTCTCACCGCGTGGTGAGATGGATTTTTGGGGTTACGGCAAGTAGTTTAAGTATTGGTGTACACTACCCATTGATTCAAGATTTAGGTAATTAATCAGTCAGAAATAGAAAGTAATTTATATTAACCTGTGTATCAGAGGTCCTTCGAGCAAATTCATGAGGTGCAACCATGTAAAAAACATTGAACAGAATCATTATTTCCATTTAATGTCACTGTGCTACTTTTCCTGTGCTTCTAGTAGCATCTTCTTGTTGCGTGACGCTGTCAAATAGGAAGTCTCTTTTCCTtgaaatgtatatatatgtatgtatatatatatatgaaaggtAACCCCGATCTTAAAGTAATTCTAGATTAGGAAGATAGAAAGGTTATAAATACCGTGACTTTGTAACTATCAAATAGATAGTAATTCCTATCTTAAAGTAATTCGGAAAATAGAAATGTTATATACGCGTGACTATTACTTGGAATGCTCGGTGACATATTTTTCTATACCAATCCAATGCCACCTATAGTATTGCACCAagtgtcctgttattatttacactttaattttctaataattcaacttggtttggtttaacataagtgtaaataataacaggacactTGACATAATATTATAGGTACTTGGAATCCTCGGTGACATATTTTTCTATGCCAATCCAATGCCACCTATAGTATTGCACCAagtgtcctgttattatttacactttaattttctaataattcaacttggtttggtttaacataagtgtaaataataacaggacactTGACATAATATTATAGGTACTTGGAATCCTCGGTGACATATTTTTCTATGCCAATCCAATGCCACCTATAGTATTGCACCAagtgtcctgttattatttacacttatgttaaaccaaaccaagttgaatta
Protein-coding regions in this window:
- the LOC113714292 gene encoding probable beta-1,3-galactosyltransferase 8 is translated as MRAGKSSVLSGKAILLLCVASFLAGSLVFSSRGTKSSTTTALITATSRPAPKTQSIGRRAISSIPTTHHHVEKLSTQQQLVTNGCDHQRRKKLTEMGSGDVMEEVRKTHQAIQSLDKTISTLEMELSAARTRISRKTQQQQYYSSLDHDLRKNSSNSTSSTSSLLQKKAFVVIGINTAFSSKRRRESLRDTWLLKGNMLKKLEKEKGIVIRFVIGHSATPGGVLDRAIDAENAEYGDFLRLDHVEGYHQLSSKTRLYFSTAVSIWDAHFYVKVDDDVHVNLGMLVNTLARYKSQPRTYIGCMKSGPVLSQKGVKYYEPEFWKFGEEGNKYFRHATGQIYAISKDLATYISINSGMLHRYANEDVSLGSWFIGLEVQHVDDRSMCCGTPPDCEWKREGGKTCIASFDWSCSGICNSVQRMKAVHSACGEGDGAVWSNIVNADF
- the LOC113714293 gene encoding protein BEARSKIN2-like isoform X1; its protein translation is MASSNGGVPPGFRFHPTDEELLHYYLRKKLSFQKFDMEVVREVDLNKIEPWELQERCKIGSTPQNEWYFFSHKDRKYPTGSRTNRATNAGFWKATGRDKCIRNSFQKIGMRKTLVFYRGRAPHGQKTDWIMHEYRLEDGDDPEANPNEDGWVVCRVFKKKNLFKVGNGGGTGGGSGAAASDHLNATASANINQPRGFMHRENQYLFHQQHHPHVLAGYSHMIPLPSMPHQQQYSAQQIQAQNFIPTHKPQLDAVGYDLSAFSSAASESIVVPMMQVRQLMANARDCDSGESDQNDTSLRTYQQACESGLEVGTNSCEPSQHQSMITTGDDQNLNEWGMLDPRLGNAHDSSKGARFEVGEPNNPSNSMNHVSQLSPRGEMDFWGYGK
- the LOC113714293 gene encoding protein BEARSKIN2-like isoform X2, yielding MEVVREVDLNKIEPWELQERCKIGSTPQNEWYFFSHKDRKYPTGSRTNRATNAGFWKATGRDKCIRNSFQKIGMRKTLVFYRGRAPHGQKTDWIMHEYRLEDGDDPEANPNEDGWVVCRVFKKKNLFKVGNGGGTGGGSGAAASDHLNATASANINQPRGFMHRENQYLFHQQHHPHVLAGYSHMIPLPSMPHQQQYSAQQIQAQNFIPTHKPQLDAVGYDLSAFSSAASESIVVPMMQVRQLMANARDCDSGESDQNDTSLRTYQQACESGLEVGTNSCEPSQHQSMITTGDDQNLNEWGMLDPRLGNAHDSSKGARFEVGEPNNPSNSMNHVSQLSPRGEMDFWGYGK